In Lates calcarifer isolate ASB-BC8 linkage group LG21, TLL_Latcal_v3, whole genome shotgun sequence, a single window of DNA contains:
- the LOC108898823 gene encoding cylicin-2 isoform X5 has protein sequence MDSPVLPKAPGGAGTAGAAGVEQPAVVPPGGLQPLAEVEEPASLGDKSHARAGDGKELVSLDSSLSSSDSEDEGIGKKEKKKKKLKKKKKKKKDSSSSSSSSSSSSSSSSFSSSSSSDSDSEDDKKKKEKKKKKGEDKEYVWDSVVITSADDQIQQVSGDGLKEGQDLDSSDDEIDKKKEKKKKKKKKKDKKKKKKKESSSSSSDSSSSDSEDEKKKKRKKKKKKKKKKKDSSSSSSDSSSSSSSSDSEDDKKKKKKKKKDKKKKKKKDKKKDSSSSSSSSSSDSDKDKKKKKKKKDKKKKKKKDKKKDEEQSELTSVTALSAAGGEAAGPSTDGDKKKDQDADKVKAKELKAAEEGKLSPASAAGGAEAFPDATEEGHLSDDEGEGVTEKDKKKKLKKKKKEDSGSSSDSDDDKKDKKKKKKKKKDSSSSSSSDSSSSDSEDDKKKKKKKKKKKKKVKKKKDKDSSSSSSSSSASDSEDDKKKKKKKKKKKKKSSSSDDSSSSSSSSSSSSSSDSEDDKKKKKKKDKKKKKKKDSSSSSSDSSSDSSSDNDKKKKKKKKDKKKKKKKDKKKDSDSSSSDDDKKKKKKKKKDKKKKKKKDKKKDSSSSSSSSSSSSDSSSDSDKENKKDKKRRRKRTALIVSKAASQKWRFQIQVVADSLLPAAAAAPSLVVPLLSPMCHSPPNLS, from the exons ATGGATTCTCCAGTCCTCCCCAAAG CTCCAGGTGGAGCAGGCACTGCAGGTGCTGCAGGTGTTGAGCAGCCAGCAGTGGTCCCTCCTGGTGGTTTGCAGCCCCTTGCTGAGGTAGAGGAGCCTGCCAGCCTGGGAGATAAGAGTCATGCCAGAGCAGGAGACGGAAAG GAGCTGGTCTCATTAGAcagctctctgtcctcttcagACAGCGAGGATGAGGGTATTggcaagaaagagaagaagaagaagaagctaaagaagaagaagaagaagaagaaa gattcatcttcatcatcttcgtcttcctcctcctcctcctcttcttcttccttctcatCCAGCAGCTCttcagacagtgacagtgag gatgacaagaagaagaaagagaaaaagaagaaaaagggggaggaTAAAGAGTATGTCTGGGACAGTGTTGTCATAACTA GTGCCGATGACCAAATCCAACAGGTGTCTGGAGATGGTCTGAAGGAGGGTCAG GATTTGGACTCATCAGATGACGAAATTgacaagaagaaagagaaaaagaagaagaagaagaaaaagaaggacaagaagaagaagaaaaagaag GAgtcatcctcttcttcatctgaCAGCTCATCATCTGACAGTGaggatgaaaagaagaagaagagaaagaaaaagaagaagaagaaaaagaagaagaag GActccagctcctcttcctcagacagctcctcgtcatcatcatcctctgacagtgaggatgacaagaagaaaaagaaaaagaagaaaaaggacaagaagaagaagaagaagaaagacaagaaaaag GATTCcagctcttcatcctcatcctcatcttctgACAGTGataaagataagaaaaaaaagaagaagaagaaggacaagaaaaagaagaagaagaaggataAGAAAAAG gatgaagagcagagtgAGCTCACCAGTGTTACTGCTCTTTCAGCAGCTG GCGGTGAGGCTGCAGGACCAAGTACTGATGGAGATAAAAAGAAAGATCAAGATGCTGACAAG GTCAAGGCCAAAGAGCttaaagcagcagaagaagGCAAACTGTCCCCTGCATCAGCTG CAGGGGGAGCAGAGGCATTCCCTGATGCTACTGAGGAAGGCCATCTGAGTGATGATGAGGGAGAAGGAGTCACAGAGAAGGATAAGaaaaagaagctgaagaagaagaagaaagag gaCTCAGGCTCATCTtcagacagtgatgatgacaaaaaagataagaaaaagaagaagaagaagaagaag gactcctccagctcctcttcaTCTGATAGCTCCTCTTCAGACAGTGAagatgacaagaagaaaaagaagaagaaaaagaagaagaagaagaaggtgaagaagaagaaggataAG gattccagctcttcctcctcctcttcctccgcaTCTGATAGTGAAgatgacaagaagaagaagaaaaagaagaagaaaaagaagaag AAGTCCAGCTCTTCTGATGatagctcctcctcctcttcttcatcatcatcgtcctcttcctctgatAGTGAAGATGACAAG aaaaagaagaagaagaaggataagaagaagaagaaaaagaag gattcttcttcttcatcttctgaCTCCTCCAGCGATTCTTCTagtgataatgataaaaagaaaaaaaagaagaaaaaggataagaagaagaagaaaaagaaggacaAGAAAAAG GACTCAGATTCTTCTAGTAGTGATgatgacaagaagaagaaaaagaagaagaagaaagacaagaagaagaaaaagaagaaagacaagaagaag GACTCAAGCTCCAGTTCATCAAGTTCATCAAGTTCATCTGATAGTTCCAGTGACAGTgacaaggaaaataaaaaagacaaaaaaagaagaagaaagag GACAGCCCTGATAGTGAGCAAAGCAGCAAGCCAAAAATGGAGGTTTCAGATTCAGGTGGTAGCGGACTCTCtgctgccagcagcagcagcagctccaagCCTGGTGGTGCCCCTGTTGTCTCCTATGTGTCACTCCCCTCCAAACCTGTCTTAA
- the LOC108898823 gene encoding cylicin-2 isoform X6 translates to MDSPVLPKAPGGAGTAGAAGVEQPAVVPPGGLQPLAEVEEPASLGDKSHARAGDGKELVSLDSSLSSSDSEDEGIGKKEKKKKKLKKKKKKKKDSSSSSSSSSSSSSSSSFSSSSSSDSDSEDDKKKKEKKKKKGEDKEYVWDSVVITSADDQIQQVSGDGLKEGQDLDSSDDEIDKKKEKKKKKKKKKDKKKKKKKESSSSSSDSSSSDSEDEKKKKRKKKKKKKKKKKDSSSSSSDSSSSSSSSDSEDDKKKKKKKKKDKKKKKKKDKKKDSSSSSSSSSSDSDKDKKKKKKKKDKKKKKKKDKKKDEEQSELTSVTALSAAGGEAAGPSTDGDKKKDQDADKVKAKELKAAEEGKLSPASAAGGAEAFPDATEEGHLSDDEGEGVTEKDKKKKLKKKKKEDSGSSSDSDDDKKDKKKKKKKKKDSSSSSSSDSSSSDSEDDKKKKKKKKKKKKKVKKKKDKDSSSSSSSSSASDSEDDKKKKKKKKKKKKKSSSSDDSSSSSSSSSSSSSSDSEDDKKKKKKKDKKKKKKKDKKKKKKKDSSSSSSDSSSDSSSDNDKKKKKKKKDKKKKKKKDKKKDSDSSSSDDDKKKKKKKKKDKKKDSSSSSSSSSSSSDSSSDSDKENKKDKKRRRKRTALIVSKAASQKWRFQIQVVADSLLPAAAAAPSLVVPLLSPMCHSPPNLS, encoded by the exons ATGGATTCTCCAGTCCTCCCCAAAG CTCCAGGTGGAGCAGGCACTGCAGGTGCTGCAGGTGTTGAGCAGCCAGCAGTGGTCCCTCCTGGTGGTTTGCAGCCCCTTGCTGAGGTAGAGGAGCCTGCCAGCCTGGGAGATAAGAGTCATGCCAGAGCAGGAGACGGAAAG GAGCTGGTCTCATTAGAcagctctctgtcctcttcagACAGCGAGGATGAGGGTATTggcaagaaagagaagaagaagaagaagctaaagaagaagaagaagaagaagaaa gattcatcttcatcatcttcgtcttcctcctcctcctcctcttcttcttccttctcatCCAGCAGCTCttcagacagtgacagtgag gatgacaagaagaagaaagagaaaaagaagaaaaagggggaggaTAAAGAGTATGTCTGGGACAGTGTTGTCATAACTA GTGCCGATGACCAAATCCAACAGGTGTCTGGAGATGGTCTGAAGGAGGGTCAG GATTTGGACTCATCAGATGACGAAATTgacaagaagaaagagaaaaagaagaagaagaagaaaaagaaggacaagaagaagaagaaaaagaag GAgtcatcctcttcttcatctgaCAGCTCATCATCTGACAGTGaggatgaaaagaagaagaagagaaagaaaaagaagaagaagaaaaagaagaagaag GActccagctcctcttcctcagacagctcctcgtcatcatcatcctctgacagtgaggatgacaagaagaaaaagaaaaagaagaaaaaggacaagaagaagaagaagaagaaagacaagaaaaag GATTCcagctcttcatcctcatcctcatcttctgACAGTGataaagataagaaaaaaaagaagaagaagaaggacaagaaaaagaagaagaagaaggataAGAAAAAG gatgaagagcagagtgAGCTCACCAGTGTTACTGCTCTTTCAGCAGCTG GCGGTGAGGCTGCAGGACCAAGTACTGATGGAGATAAAAAGAAAGATCAAGATGCTGACAAG GTCAAGGCCAAAGAGCttaaagcagcagaagaagGCAAACTGTCCCCTGCATCAGCTG CAGGGGGAGCAGAGGCATTCCCTGATGCTACTGAGGAAGGCCATCTGAGTGATGATGAGGGAGAAGGAGTCACAGAGAAGGATAAGaaaaagaagctgaagaagaagaagaaagag gaCTCAGGCTCATCTtcagacagtgatgatgacaaaaaagataagaaaaagaagaagaagaagaagaag gactcctccagctcctcttcaTCTGATAGCTCCTCTTCAGACAGTGAagatgacaagaagaaaaagaagaagaaaaagaagaagaagaagaaggtgaagaagaagaaggataAG gattccagctcttcctcctcctcttcctccgcaTCTGATAGTGAAgatgacaagaagaagaagaaaaagaagaagaaaaagaagaag AAGTCCAGCTCTTCTGATGatagctcctcctcctcttcttcatcatcatcgtcctcttcctctgatAGTGAAGATGACAAG aaaaagaagaagaagaaagataagaaaaagaagaagaagaaggataagaagaagaagaaaaagaag gattcttcttcttcatcttctgaCTCCTCCAGCGATTCTTCTagtgataatgataaaaagaaaaaaaagaagaaaaaggataagaagaagaagaaaaagaaggacaAGAAAAAG GACTCAGATTCTTCTAGTAGTGATgatgacaagaagaagaaaaagaagaagaagaaagacaagaagaag GACTCAAGCTCCAGTTCATCAAGTTCATCAAGTTCATCTGATAGTTCCAGTGACAGTgacaaggaaaataaaaaagacaaaaaaagaagaagaaagag GACAGCCCTGATAGTGAGCAAAGCAGCAAGCCAAAAATGGAGGTTTCAGATTCAGGTGGTAGCGGACTCTCtgctgccagcagcagcagcagctccaagCCTGGTGGTGCCCCTGTTGTCTCCTATGTGTCACTCCCCTCCAAACCTGTCTTAA
- the LOC108898823 gene encoding cylicin-2 isoform X1, with protein sequence MDSPVLPKAPGGAGTAGAAGVEQPAVVPPGGLQPLAEVEEPASLGDKSHARAGDGKELVSLDSSLSSSDSEDEGIGKKEKKKKKLKKKKKKKKDSSSSSSSSSSSSSSSSFSSSSSSDSDSEDDKKKKEKKKKKGEDKEYVWDSVVITSADDQIQQVSGDGLKEGQDLDSSDDEIDKKKEKKKKKKKKKDKKKKKKKESSSSSSDSSSSDSEDEKKKKRKKKKKKKKKKKDSSSSSSDSSSSSSSSDSEDDKKKKKKKKKDKKKKKKKDKKKDSSSSSSSSSSDSDKDKKKKKKKKDKKKKKKKDKKKDEEQSELTSVTALSAAGGEAAGPSTDGDKKKDQDADKVKAKELKAAEEGKLSPASAAGGAEAFPDATEEGHLSDDEGEGVTEKDKKKKLKKKKKEDSGSSSDSDDDKKDKKKKKKKKKDSSSSSSSDSSSSDSEDDKKKKKKKKKKKKKVKKKKDKDSSSSSSSSSASDSEDDKKKKKKKKKKKKKSSSSDDSSSSSSSSSSSSSSDSEDDKKKKKKKDKKKKKKKDKKKKKKKDSSSSSSDSSSDSSSDNDKKKKKKKKDKKKKKKKDKKKDSDSSSSDDDKKKKKKKKKDKKKKKKKDKKKDSSSSSSSSSSSSDSSSDSDKENKKDKKRRRKRTALIVSKAASQKWRFQIQVVADSLLPAAAAAPSLVVPLLSPMCHSPPNLS encoded by the exons ATGGATTCTCCAGTCCTCCCCAAAG CTCCAGGTGGAGCAGGCACTGCAGGTGCTGCAGGTGTTGAGCAGCCAGCAGTGGTCCCTCCTGGTGGTTTGCAGCCCCTTGCTGAGGTAGAGGAGCCTGCCAGCCTGGGAGATAAGAGTCATGCCAGAGCAGGAGACGGAAAG GAGCTGGTCTCATTAGAcagctctctgtcctcttcagACAGCGAGGATGAGGGTATTggcaagaaagagaagaagaagaagaagctaaagaagaagaagaagaagaagaaa gattcatcttcatcatcttcgtcttcctcctcctcctcctcttcttcttccttctcatCCAGCAGCTCttcagacagtgacagtgag gatgacaagaagaagaaagagaaaaagaagaaaaagggggaggaTAAAGAGTATGTCTGGGACAGTGTTGTCATAACTA GTGCCGATGACCAAATCCAACAGGTGTCTGGAGATGGTCTGAAGGAGGGTCAG GATTTGGACTCATCAGATGACGAAATTgacaagaagaaagagaaaaagaagaagaagaagaaaaagaaggacaagaagaagaagaaaaagaag GAgtcatcctcttcttcatctgaCAGCTCATCATCTGACAGTGaggatgaaaagaagaagaagagaaagaaaaagaagaagaagaaaaagaagaagaag GActccagctcctcttcctcagacagctcctcgtcatcatcatcctctgacagtgaggatgacaagaagaaaaagaaaaagaagaaaaaggacaagaagaagaagaagaagaaagacaagaaaaag GATTCcagctcttcatcctcatcctcatcttctgACAGTGataaagataagaaaaaaaagaagaagaagaaggacaagaaaaagaagaagaagaaggataAGAAAAAG gatgaagagcagagtgAGCTCACCAGTGTTACTGCTCTTTCAGCAGCTG GCGGTGAGGCTGCAGGACCAAGTACTGATGGAGATAAAAAGAAAGATCAAGATGCTGACAAG GTCAAGGCCAAAGAGCttaaagcagcagaagaagGCAAACTGTCCCCTGCATCAGCTG CAGGGGGAGCAGAGGCATTCCCTGATGCTACTGAGGAAGGCCATCTGAGTGATGATGAGGGAGAAGGAGTCACAGAGAAGGATAAGaaaaagaagctgaagaagaagaagaaagag gaCTCAGGCTCATCTtcagacagtgatgatgacaaaaaagataagaaaaagaagaagaagaagaagaag gactcctccagctcctcttcaTCTGATAGCTCCTCTTCAGACAGTGAagatgacaagaagaaaaagaagaagaaaaagaagaagaagaagaaggtgaagaagaagaaggataAG gattccagctcttcctcctcctcttcctccgcaTCTGATAGTGAAgatgacaagaagaagaagaaaaagaagaagaaaaagaagaag AAGTCCAGCTCTTCTGATGatagctcctcctcctcttcttcatcatcatcgtcctcttcctctgatAGTGAAGATGACAAG aaaaagaagaagaagaaagataagaaaaagaagaagaagaaggataagaagaagaagaaaaagaag gattcttcttcttcatcttctgaCTCCTCCAGCGATTCTTCTagtgataatgataaaaagaaaaaaaagaagaaaaaggataagaagaagaagaaaaagaaggacaAGAAAAAG GACTCAGATTCTTCTAGTAGTGATgatgacaagaagaagaaaaagaagaagaagaaagacaagaagaagaaaaagaagaaagacaagaagaag GACTCAAGCTCCAGTTCATCAAGTTCATCAAGTTCATCTGATAGTTCCAGTGACAGTgacaaggaaaataaaaaagacaaaaaaagaagaagaaagag GACAGCCCTGATAGTGAGCAAAGCAGCAAGCCAAAAATGGAGGTTTCAGATTCAGGTGGTAGCGGACTCTCtgctgccagcagcagcagcagctccaagCCTGGTGGTGCCCCTGTTGTCTCCTATGTGTCACTCCCCTCCAAACCTGTCTTAA
- the LOC108898823 gene encoding cylicin-2 isoform X7: MDSPVLPKAPGGAGTAGAAGVEQPAVVPPGGLQPLAEVEEPASLGDKSHARAGDGKELVSLDSSLSSSDSEDEGIGKKEKKKKKLKKKKKKKKDSSSSSSSSSSSSSSSSFSSSSSSDSDSEDDKKKKEKKKKKGEDKEYVWDSVVITSADDQIQQVSGDGLKEGQDLDSSDDEIDKKKEKKKKKKKKKDKKKKKKKESSSSSSDSSSSDSEDEKKKKRKKKKKKKKKKKDSSSSSSDSSSSSSSSDSEDDKKKKKKKKKDKKKKKKKDKKKDSSSSSSSSSSDSDKDKKKKKKKKDKKKKKKKDKKKDEEQSELTSVTALSAAGGEAAGPSTDGDKKKDQDADKVKAKELKAAEEGKLSPASAAGGAEAFPDATEEGHLSDDEGEGVTEKDKKKKLKKKKKEDSGSSSDSDDDKKDKKKKKKKKKDSSSSSSSDSSSSDSEDDKKKKKKKKKKKKKVKKKKDKDSSSSSSSSSASDSEDDKKKKKKKKKKKKKSSSSDDSSSSSSSSSSSSSSDSEDDKKKKKKKDKKKKKKKDKKKKKKKDSSSSSSDSSSDSSSDNDKKKKKKKKDKKKKKKKDKKKDSDSSSSDDDKKKKKKKKKDKKKKKKKDKKKDSSSSSSSSSSSSDSSSDSDKENKKDKKRRRKRVRDQEVKVSRR; encoded by the exons ATGGATTCTCCAGTCCTCCCCAAAG CTCCAGGTGGAGCAGGCACTGCAGGTGCTGCAGGTGTTGAGCAGCCAGCAGTGGTCCCTCCTGGTGGTTTGCAGCCCCTTGCTGAGGTAGAGGAGCCTGCCAGCCTGGGAGATAAGAGTCATGCCAGAGCAGGAGACGGAAAG GAGCTGGTCTCATTAGAcagctctctgtcctcttcagACAGCGAGGATGAGGGTATTggcaagaaagagaagaagaagaagaagctaaagaagaagaagaagaagaagaaa gattcatcttcatcatcttcgtcttcctcctcctcctcctcttcttcttccttctcatCCAGCAGCTCttcagacagtgacagtgag gatgacaagaagaagaaagagaaaaagaagaaaaagggggaggaTAAAGAGTATGTCTGGGACAGTGTTGTCATAACTA GTGCCGATGACCAAATCCAACAGGTGTCTGGAGATGGTCTGAAGGAGGGTCAG GATTTGGACTCATCAGATGACGAAATTgacaagaagaaagagaaaaagaagaagaagaagaaaaagaaggacaagaagaagaagaaaaagaag GAgtcatcctcttcttcatctgaCAGCTCATCATCTGACAGTGaggatgaaaagaagaagaagagaaagaaaaagaagaagaagaaaaagaagaagaag GActccagctcctcttcctcagacagctcctcgtcatcatcatcctctgacagtgaggatgacaagaagaaaaagaaaaagaagaaaaaggacaagaagaagaagaagaagaaagacaagaaaaag GATTCcagctcttcatcctcatcctcatcttctgACAGTGataaagataagaaaaaaaagaagaagaagaaggacaagaaaaagaagaagaagaaggataAGAAAAAG gatgaagagcagagtgAGCTCACCAGTGTTACTGCTCTTTCAGCAGCTG GCGGTGAGGCTGCAGGACCAAGTACTGATGGAGATAAAAAGAAAGATCAAGATGCTGACAAG GTCAAGGCCAAAGAGCttaaagcagcagaagaagGCAAACTGTCCCCTGCATCAGCTG CAGGGGGAGCAGAGGCATTCCCTGATGCTACTGAGGAAGGCCATCTGAGTGATGATGAGGGAGAAGGAGTCACAGAGAAGGATAAGaaaaagaagctgaagaagaagaagaaagag gaCTCAGGCTCATCTtcagacagtgatgatgacaaaaaagataagaaaaagaagaagaagaagaagaag gactcctccagctcctcttcaTCTGATAGCTCCTCTTCAGACAGTGAagatgacaagaagaaaaagaagaagaaaaagaagaagaagaagaaggtgaagaagaagaaggataAG gattccagctcttcctcctcctcttcctccgcaTCTGATAGTGAAgatgacaagaagaagaagaaaaagaagaagaaaaagaagaag AAGTCCAGCTCTTCTGATGatagctcctcctcctcttcttcatcatcatcgtcctcttcctctgatAGTGAAGATGACAAG aaaaagaagaagaagaaagataagaaaaagaagaagaagaaggataagaagaagaagaaaaagaag gattcttcttcttcatcttctgaCTCCTCCAGCGATTCTTCTagtgataatgataaaaagaaaaaaaagaagaaaaaggataagaagaagaagaaaaagaaggacaAGAAAAAG GACTCAGATTCTTCTAGTAGTGATgatgacaagaagaagaaaaagaagaagaagaaagacaagaagaagaaaaagaagaaagacaagaagaag GACTCAAGCTCCAGTTCATCAAGTTCATCAAGTTCATCTGATAGTTCCAGTGACAGTgacaaggaaaataaaaaagacaaaaaaagaagaagaaagag AGTTCGGGATCAGGAAGTGAAAGTGTCAAGAAGATGA